A region of the Amycolatopsis sp. cg13 genome:
GGCTGGCCGCCGCCGCGGTGCGCCAGGAAGCCGAGCGGCCCAGCGCGCTCCCGCTCCATCTCAACCTTTCCGCGCGCACGCTCGCGTCGCCGATGGAGGCGTTCGACGAGCTGATCGCCGAGCTCGGCGCGGCCGGACGGCGCACCCGCGACGTGGTGCTCGAGGTCGGGCCGCCGTTCACGCACCTGCCCACCGGCCGCCTGCTCGACGGCATGCGCGCGCTCACCGAACAGGGCTTCCGGCTCGCGCTCGACGGGCTCGGCCGCGGCGACCTGCCGCTGGCGCTGCTCGCGCAGTCCCCGGTGGACCTGGTGAAACTCGACCGCAGCGTGCTCCGCGGCCTGCCCGGCGATCCGGCGTCGACGGCGGTGGTCGAGGCGCTGCTGCACTTCACGACGCGCACGAACATCCGGCTGGTCGCGACCGGGATCGAGACCGAGTCGCAGCTCGACGCGGCGCAGCACCTCGGCGTCCGGATCGCGCAGGGCAACCTGCTCGCACCGCCCGCCGCGCACCGGTCCGCGCCCGCCGCCGGCGCGGTCGTCCCAGAGGACCGGCGCTCGCCCGCGCCGCCGCAGGCCCCGCGCGTCGGCGATTTCCTGCGCCCGGCCACCACCTTGCCGGTCGACGCTACCTGCGACGACGTCCGCGAGGTGCTCGCCGCCGCGGACGCGCCGAGCGGCGTGGTCGGCGTCGATGCGGACAACCGTCCACAGTGGTCGGTCGACCGGACGCGCTTCCTCGTGACCATCACCGGTCCGTACGGACATGCGTTGCACGCGAAGCGTTCTGCGGCAAGGCTTGCGGACAAACCGCACCTGATCGAGGCGGGCGCGAGCGCGCTGGAGTTCCTGGAACTGGTCACCGACGCCGACTGGGGC
Encoded here:
- a CDS encoding GGDEF domain-containing protein, encoding MTTLRAVRFAFQPMYSLHTGGVVAYEALARPGRGTAHELLAEARRAGKLTEVDLGLAAAAVRQEAERPSALPLHLNLSARTLASPMEAFDELIAELGAAGRRTRDVVLEVGPPFTHLPTGRLLDGMRALTEQGFRLALDGLGRGDLPLALLAQSPVDLVKLDRSVLRGLPGDPASTAVVEALLHFTTRTNIRLVATGIETESQLDAAQHLGVRIAQGNLLAPPAAHRSAPAAGAVVPEDRRSPAPPQAPRVGDFLRPATTLPVDATCDDVREVLAAADAPSGVVGVDADNRPQWSVDRTRFLVTITGPYGHALHAKRSAARLADKPHLIEAGASALEFLELVTDADWGRTGDDVVVVDAAGHCLGVVLVTEVVRGVAEAKVEEAVTLSPLTRLPGSEAAARDVERRIASGEQFVAAWLDVDAFKSVNDNAGFAAGDDLIRALGETLTDLAGRLPRMRVSHVGGDDFLIVCDVDEIGTVAAALLDTHWSAEGMPVTVSLATLVCGSGTIPSYRDASRLLAPLKKRAKAVPGSSWVLSRPGSDRVEVLRGIGRDVAISRSA